The sequence below is a genomic window from Denitratisoma sp. DHT3.
AACGTCACCGTGGCGGTGGGCTTCCAGCTCCAGGGCCAGGGTCAGTTCACCGTGGCCGCCCAGGTGGTGGCCGATTACCTGGGCGTGGACATGAACGCCGTGAAGGTGGCCTCGGCCCCGACGGACGTCGCGATGCCCCATTTTGGCCAGGGCGGCAGCCGCCTGGGCGTGTCGGTCAGCGGCGCCATCCTCGGCGCCTGCGAGAAGCTGCGGGCGACCTTCTGCCAGGTGGTGGCCCACATGATGCACACCACGCCGGATCAGATCGAGTTGATGGACGGCCGCCTGCGCCTGCGCGCCAATCCCGAAGTCGGCATGAGCCTGGCCGAAGTCGCGGGCCTGATGCTCTCCCGCAGCGACCTGCTGCCGCCGGGCATGGAACCCTGTCCCGAGGCCACCTTCGTCTGGACCGGCCCCGGCCGCACCGCGCCCGACGACCAGGGCCGTTGCAAGAGCTACCTCACGGCCGCCGCCGCCACCCACGTGGTGCTGGTGGAAGTCGACAAGGACACGGGGCGCACCGACATCCTCAAGTACTGCATCGTGGACGACTGCGGCACCCGCATCAACCCGGCCATGGTGGAAGGCCAGCTCCAGGGCAGCGTGGCCCAGGGCGTGGGTGCGGCGCTGTTCGAGGAGTACGTCTATGACGACCAGGGCCAGCCCCTGGTGACCACCTTCGTGGACTACCTGATCCCCACGATCCACGAAGTGCCCATGACGGAAAAAGCCGCCGTGGTCACGCCGTCCCCCTTCTCGCCCCTGGGCGCCAAGGGCTGCGGCGAGGGGGCGATCCACACCGCGCCGGCCGCCGTGGTCTGCGCCATCAACGACGCCCTGGCTCCCCTCGGCGTGGCGGTGCGGGAGACGCCGGCCTCGCCCCACCGGGTGTGGAAGCTGCTGCAGCAAGCCAAGCAATAAGATGCCGCACCGCGCCGCACCCCGAAGGTGCGGCGCGCGCCTTTCGCCAACCAATCCGAGGATGACCCCATGGCACTGCGTGTCGAAACGGCCCTGATGGGGCCGGATACCGATCAATACGCCGGCAACGGCCAGAACCGGCCGACCCTGGCGCGGCTGGCCCAGATCGCCCGGCAGATGGAGGACCTGGGTTTCGACGGCCTGACCACGCCGGAAGCCGGCCACGACCCCTTCATTCCCCTGGCCATCGCCGCCGAGCACACTTCGAAGATCACCCTCGGCACCAACGTCGCGGTGTCCTTTCCGCGCAGCCCGATGATCGCCGCCCAGTCCGCCTGGGACTTGCAGAACCTCTCGGGCGGGCGCTTCACCCTTGGCCTGGGCACCCAGGTCAAGGGCCACAACGAGCGCCGCTACAGCACGCCCTGGACCAGCGCGCCGGGCCCGCGCATGCGCGAATACTTCCAGTGCCTGCGCGCCATCTTCCAGAGCTTCCAGAACCCGGAGCAGCCCACTTACTTCGAGGGCCAGCACTACCGCTTCACCATGCTGCCGCCCTTCTTCAATCCGGGGCCCATCGAACATCCCAAGGTACCCCTCTACGCCGCCGCGGCCAACACCTACATGGCCCGGCTGGCGGGCGAGATGTGCGAAGGATTGCGGCTGCATCCCATCGCCACCTTCCGCTACACCAAGGAGGTGATCCTGCCGGCGGTGGCCGAGGGCGCCGCCAAGGGCGGCCGCGCCATGGCCGATTTCGACCTGATCGGCGCCCCCTTCATGGCCCTGGGCAGGAACGATGCGGAACTGCATGCCTCCAAGGAAGCATTGCGCAAGCAGATCGCCTTCTACGCATCGACCCGTTCCTATCACACGGTGCTGGCCCACCACGGCTGGGAAGACATCGGCCTGGAGCTGCACCGCCTCTCCGTGGCCGGCGAATGGGCGAAGATGCCGGCCCTGATCAGCGACGAGATGCTCGAAGAGTGGGCGGTGATCGCCACCTACGACCGCTTGGCGGAGGCGATCAAGGCCAAGAGCGACGGCCTCTTCCAGACCGTGGTGCTGGTGCTGCTGGGCGAGGCCCGCAACGACCTGGACCTGCTGCGCGAGACCGTGGCCAAGCTGCACCAGGCCTGAAGATTTCAACGTACTGACGGAGTCAACGAGGAAACACCATGAGCGACGGAAAGTTTGCCGCCGGCCCCCTGGCCGGTTTGCGGGTGCTGGACCTGTCCACCATGCTGGCGGGCCCCTACGGGGCGACGCTGATGGGGGACCTGGGCGCCGACGTGATCAAGATCGAGTCCCACTACGGTGACGAGAGCCGCCACCTGGGCCCGATGCGGGGCGACCAGCGTGGCCCCTACCTGAGCCTGAACCGCAGCAAACGCGACCTGGTGTTGGACCTGCAGCAGGAAGAAGCCCAGAAGGTGTTCGCCAAGATCGCCGCCACGGCGGACGTGCTGGTGACCAACATCCGCGAGCCGGCACTGTCCAAGCTGGGCCTGGCCTACGAGCAGGTGAAGGCCCACAAGCCCGACATCATCTGGATTCGGGTCACGGCCTTCGGCGCCGACGGTCCCTACGACGGCCGTCCCGGCATCGACTTCCTGGCCCAGGGCTACACCGGCGTGCTGACGCTCAACGGTGAGCCCAAGGGCGGCCCGGTGCGCACCGGCTTCCCGGCGGTGGACGTGATGACTTCGCTGCTGGTGGCCAACGCCGCCATGGCGGCGCTGCGGGTGCGCGACCAGACCGGCGAGGGGCAGCGCATCGAGGTGTCCCTGCTCGACGCCCTGATGCACGCCCAGGCCAGCTCCATCGGCACCTACCTGGCCACCGGCGACCGCCCGGTGCGCACCGGCAACCGCAGCCTCTACTTCGCCCCCTCCGGCGTCTATCCCACCAAGGACGGCAAGCACGTGGTGATCACCACCCCGGGCGAGAAGTTCTTCGGCAAAGTCTGCCGCGCCCTGGACGCCGACTGGGACACCGATCCCCGCTTCCATGACATCGACGCCCGCCTGGCCAACGAGGACGAACTGGATCGGGTGGTGGGCGAGCGCACCAGCCAGTTCACCCGCGACGAGCTGGTCGAGAAGCTGGTCGCCGCCGACGTGCTGACCGCGCCGATCAACGAAGTGGAGGACGTGATCAAGGATCCCCAGATCCTGCACAACAAGATGATCGTCTCCACCCAGCACCCGGAACTGGGTGAGTTGCAGGTGACTGGCATTCCGATTCGTTTCTACAACACTCCCTGTGAAGTCAGGAAGCATCCGCCGATGCTGGGCGAACATACCCGCGAAATCCTGACCGAACTGGGCTACGGCGCCGCCGAGATCGACGCTCTGATCAAGTCCGGCCTGGCCGCCGACCGGCCCGAGCTGCTGCGCCTCCGGGAAGAGCGCAAGGCGAAGAAAAAAGCCCAGCAGGGCTGATGAAAAGGCTCGCCTCCCTTCGCCCCCTTCCGGGGGGGGCGATACGGTTCGCTGCGCTCGGATGTTTGGGGGAACGTTGTAGCGGCACCGATAGGTTGCGGCTTCGCCGCGTGCCGCTTTCCCTTGGGGCGGCCCGGTGGGGAAGCTCCATTTTCACGTCATTGTCCTAGCCTACGCGATGGCGAAGACAGAGGCGTTGGCCACGCTCACAGTGCCCGTGGTGTGCTGGAGCGAGGGCGGTGTGGAGCATTCCGCCCGCTGGCGTTCCGAGCGCGGCGTGCCGCCGCCGCGCCGAGTGGTGATTGCAGACGACAGCCTGAAGGCGGACGCCGCCTACCGGCTCGCCTGCGAGGGTAGCGCCCTGTTGTGGCGGGGCGACTACCAGAACGCCCGCCAGTTGCTGCAGGCGCTGGCGCGGCGTCTCGAGCAGAAGGGCCACCGCCGCAAATCCGCTGCCA
It includes:
- a CDS encoding TIGR03617 family F420-dependent LLM class oxidoreductase, which produces MALRVETALMGPDTDQYAGNGQNRPTLARLAQIARQMEDLGFDGLTTPEAGHDPFIPLAIAAEHTSKITLGTNVAVSFPRSPMIAAQSAWDLQNLSGGRFTLGLGTQVKGHNERRYSTPWTSAPGPRMREYFQCLRAIFQSFQNPEQPTYFEGQHYRFTMLPPFFNPGPIEHPKVPLYAAAANTYMARLAGEMCEGLRLHPIATFRYTKEVILPAVAEGAAKGGRAMADFDLIGAPFMALGRNDAELHASKEALRKQIAFYASTRSYHTVLAHHGWEDIGLELHRLSVAGEWAKMPALISDEMLEEWAVIATYDRLAEAIKAKSDGLFQTVVLVLLGEARNDLDLLRETVAKLHQA
- a CDS encoding CaiB/BaiF CoA transferase family protein; protein product: MSDGKFAAGPLAGLRVLDLSTMLAGPYGATLMGDLGADVIKIESHYGDESRHLGPMRGDQRGPYLSLNRSKRDLVLDLQQEEAQKVFAKIAATADVLVTNIREPALSKLGLAYEQVKAHKPDIIWIRVTAFGADGPYDGRPGIDFLAQGYTGVLTLNGEPKGGPVRTGFPAVDVMTSLLVANAAMAALRVRDQTGEGQRIEVSLLDALMHAQASSIGTYLATGDRPVRTGNRSLYFAPSGVYPTKDGKHVVITTPGEKFFGKVCRALDADWDTDPRFHDIDARLANEDELDRVVGERTSQFTRDELVEKLVAADVLTAPINEVEDVIKDPQILHNKMIVSTQHPELGELQVTGIPIRFYNTPCEVRKHPPMLGEHTREILTELGYGAAEIDALIKSGLAADRPELLRLREERKAKKKAQQG